The segment GGCGCATCTCTTAATGCCGAAGTCCCAGTACATAAGACTTTACTAACCTTATAAATAGATAAAAAATATTTGAATTCCTTAAACGCATTTAGGACATTACTCATAGCGCTCTCTTGTAAAACTCCGCCCTTTTCATACGCCCCCTCGCCTAATCTCGCCTTGACTTTATACTCACGAAGTATGAAAAATCCAAGCCTACTTGTCCGCTCAAATATCGCCATTCTAGCTGAATTTGACCCTAAGTCAATGACTGCAACTCTCTTTGACATTAAATCTCTTTTATATAAATTTCTGTTTTTTATACTTATTATTTCTAATTGGCAAAATAAATGTAGCTATAGTTCCACTTCTATCGGTGCGATTACGAAGTTCTATATTTCCGCCAAGAGCTTGAGCCGCACCCTTAGCCAAAAAGAGTCCCAAACCAGCACCACTGCTATTGCCATATCGCTTAAATGGAGCAAAGAGATCCTTGCTCTCATCTATCCCTATCCCCTCATCAATTACTTTAACAATAAATTCGCCATTTATAAGAGTTGAGCTAATCTCTATTATGGCTCCTTTTGGCGAAAATTTAATAGCATTTTGGACAAAATTTTGTAAAACATGTAAAAACAAAGTAGGCTGAATCATAATCTTTAAGCTATGCGGTCTTAATTTCATCTTAATATCCTTATCATCACCCTTTGCCAAAATCAAAAAATTATTGCCAATATCATTGATATAAGATATCATATCAGTCATCACAGGCTGCTCGAACTGCGCTCCTTCTTGCCTACCAATCTCTAAAATTGAGCTAATCATCTTATTCATTTGATCTATAGCTTCGTTATTGTTTTTGAGTGTTTCAATATATTTTTGCGTATCTCGCTCTTTGATTAAAGTCACTTCGTTTTTAGTTTTCATTACAGAAAGTGGCGTTTTAAGCTCATGTGCCGCCCCTATAAAAAGCTCTTTTTGATACTGGACAAAGGTCAAAATCCTGCCGATTAATCTATTTACCCCATCGCCTAAAGGCTTGAATTCAATAGGCAACTCATCAGTCTCAACCTCTTGTAAAAATCTCTCATTTAACTCTCCAAGTTTCAAACAAAAAGATCGCAACGGCGCAAGCAACATCCTAGATAAAAATAGAGCATAAAATAGAATCAAAAATATAGCCGTAGCATTGATAATCAAGATATCGACTAAAATTTGTTCTACGATCAAACTATACTCGCTAGTGTTTTTTGTGAGTATCAAAATTCTATTTTGAAATGGATAATAAAGAGTAAGATAGGTGCCGTTATCATCTTTGGTAGAGACAAATTCAGCCCTAGTTAAATTCTCATCATTTGGTATAATTTTGATTAGATCAAAGCTCTTATCTTGATACTCTAAATCAATTATCTCAGGCTTTGAAGAGATATTTTTGGCCTCAAAAGTGAGATTTTGAACTATATTTTCAAAAATTGTAATCTTAATATAATGATATAACATCACCGAAAATATCACAATTAGCATCGTAGAAGCTGATGCTAATTGTAGAGCGAATTTAGCTCTTAAGCTTTTTTGGGAAAGCAAAATCTATATCCACGGCGTCTTACTGTTTCTATTGTTGAGATATTTAATGGTTTATCCATTTTTTGGCGAATTTGATTTATTGCTACTTCAATTACATTTGGAGTTACTAGCTCTGGCTCTTCCCAAATCGCATCTAATAACTGCTCTTTGCTTACTATTTGATCACTGTGTCTTGCTAAATGAGTTAAAACTTCAAATGGTTTGCCCTTTAATTCTATCTCTACGCCCTGATATGTGATTTTCTCTTCATCAGGATCTATTGTTAGATCATCAATCTTTATCACATTTGTCCCACCAAAGCGAAGTCTGGCCTCTAATCTAGCCACCAAAATATCAAAATCAAAAGGCTTTTTGATATAATCATCAGCACCAGCTTTAAACGCCTTAATCTCACTCTCTTTATCATCTTTTGCTGAAATTATCACCACAGATGTGCGTGGTGATTTTTGTTTAATAACATTAATCAAATCAATTCCATCGCCATCTGGTAGCATAAGATCACTAAGCACAAGATCATAGTTGCGAATACCAATGAAATACTCTGCATCGTTAAAATTCTCTGAATTATCCGTTTGATAACCAAACTCTTGTAAGCCTTCAGCTATCGTTTTGCCCAGCGTTGTTTCATCCTCAACTATCAAGATTCTCATCAGTTTTTCCTTAAAAACAAAAAATTTAATGCGGAATTATAGCAAAATTTAAGCCAAAATTCAAGAAAATATAAAATTATATTAAGATAAGATAAATTTTAGCCTTTGTTACGATATAAAACTTACCTTAAATATATTCTACTCTAATTTAAATTTATTAAAAGATTAAATTTAAGCCTTAAATTAAAAAAATATTTTAATAATTCTTTAATATTTTTGCCCCTACAATCGCATTTGGCACAATCTCAATCTTTGAAATTTTCATATAAAATTTAGTTAAACTAGGATAGGTAGCTTTAAATTTAATAGCAAAATACTCAAGGGCATCTTCTACTTTATAAAATTTATTTTCATTAAATTCTCTTTGAGTTATCTCGCAAACAGCAGCATAATCCACAAATTCATAAGCCTCAAACTCCATGCTAACGCAAATTTTTTGAGAATTCACTCTCTCAAAATCCAAAAGCCCAATTATAGTATCAAACTCAAGATTATCAACAAAAACGCTAATCAAATAACTTTACTCTCAGCACCGCTAATTAAACGTTTGATATTTGGTATATGCTTATAGACCACTACAAATGCGATTATCAAAACCGGCGCATGAGTATTGATACTAGGCATATCATAATGAAATATAAATGATGAAACCACCATAGTCAAAAGAGCAACAAGAGAAGCAAGACTAGATACCTTAAGTATCTTACCAGTAATAAACCAAACCACAACCGCCACTATCAATTCAATAGGCAAAAAACAAGCCAAAACTCCAGCACCAGTAGCTATACCCTTTCCACCTTCAAACATCAAATACGGAGAAAAACAATGCCCTACAACTGCCAACACTCCCATCGCCCACAGAGTAGAAATATCAAGATTAAATATAAATTTAGCTACCAAAATAGGTATCACACCCTTTAAGGCATCACAGATAACAGTCAAGATAGCAAGCTTTTTAGCAAGGGTTGGATTGTTCTCTTTTATCACTCTTAAAACATTAGTTGCGCCTATGCTTTTGCTACCACTTTTTTTGATATTTACCCCGCCAAATAGCAATCCAAATAGCAACCCAAAAGGCACCGCACCGATCAAATAAGCTAACAAATAGGCTATTAAATTTTCGTTCATATTACTTCCCACCAAAATGAAGTATCGCAGACCCCCAAGTAAATCCACCACCAAAAGCATCAAGTAGCATTAATGAGCCACTCTTAAGCCTACCACTTTCATAAGCGTCATTTATAGCCATGGGGATAGAAGCCGAGCTTGTGTTGCCATATTTTTGCACAGTTACAACGCACTTAGAATCATCGAAATTTAATCTTTGTTTCACGGCTTCTATAATTCGTAAATTAGCTTGATGAGGAATGAAAAGATCAATCTTTTCAGGGGGAATTTGGTTTTTTTCTAAGATATCAACTACATCTTTAGTTAGGGTATTTACAGCGATTTTAAAGACATCATTGCCAGACATTTTCATAAAATTTAGCCTTTGCTCAATGGTTTGGCTATTTGCTGGATTTACAATCGCACATCCAGGAGTTATGAGTAGATCGCCCTTACTTCCATCACTTGAGGTATGTACATCAATTATATGATTATCGCTAGACGCACTTATAACAGCAGCACCCGCACCATCACCAAACAATATACAAATACTACGATCACTCCAATCCATAATAGTGCTAGTCTTCTCGGCGCCAACTATCAAAATATTTTTTTTTGCGCCACTCTCTATCATAGATTTAGCAACCTCTAAAAGATAGATAAAGCCTGTACAAGCAGCGCTTATATCAAATGCCGTTATCCCTTTTAACCCAAGCTTATTAGCAATCACGCACGCAGTAGATGGCATACAAAAATAATCAGGCGTTATAGTAGCACATATTATAGCATCTATTTCACTCTTATCTAAATTTGAACGCTCTAAGGCTTGAAGAGCCGCCTTATAGCCAAGATCACTAGTAAATTCATCCTTAGCAATGCGTCGCTCTTTGATACCAGTTCGCTTAGTGATCCACTCATCACTAGTATCAACCATCTTTTCTAAATCTAAATTTGTAAGCACACCGCTAGGAGCATAAGCACCAATAGATATCAAAGAAGCCTTAATCATTTCTCAAACTTTGTAAGCTCATCTAAAATCACCTCATTTATCTTTGATTCTGAGAATTTTAGAGCTTGGAAAATTGCGTTTTTGATCGCTTTTGGGCTAGATTTACCATGACTTATAATCACACAATCCTTAACCCCAAGAAGTGGCGCTCCACCATACTCATCATAATCGATTTGATTTTTAAGTTTTTTAAATACACCACGCATAAGCATCGCACCCAAAATAGCAAATGGTGATTTTTTAACATTTTGTTTGATAATTTTTGTAATTGCACTAGCGACACCCTCGCCAGTTTTTAACAAAATATTTCCGACAAAACCATCACAAATAATCACATCAACACTTCCATCAAAAATTTGATTTCCCTCTACATTTCCGATGAAACTATCGAGTTTTTTAAGCATCTCAAATGTCTCTTTTGTGATCTCATTTCCTTTACAATCTTCTTCTCCATTGCTTAATAAGCCTATCTTAGGATTATTAATTTTCATAATCTCCTTAGCATAAGCATAGCCCATAATCGCAAATTCAAATAGATTTTCAGCCTTGCAATCAACATTAGCACCGACATCTAAGACAAGAGTTTTTTTATTAGTTTGTGTTGTAGGCATCAAAGTAG is part of the Campylobacter lanienae NCTC 13004 genome and harbors:
- a CDS encoding sensor histidine kinase, with protein sequence MLIVIFSVMLYHYIKITIFENIVQNLTFEAKNISSKPEIIDLEYQDKSFDLIKIIPNDENLTRAEFVSTKDDNGTYLTLYYPFQNRILILTKNTSEYSLIVEQILVDILIINATAIFLILFYALFLSRMLLAPLRSFCLKLGELNERFLQEVETDELPIEFKPLGDGVNRLIGRILTFVQYQKELFIGAAHELKTPLSVMKTKNEVTLIKERDTQKYIETLKNNNEAIDQMNKMISSILEIGRQEGAQFEQPVMTDMISYINDIGNNFLILAKGDDKDIKMKLRPHSLKIMIQPTLFLHVLQNFVQNAIKFSPKGAIIEISSTLINGEFIVKVIDEGIGIDESKDLFAPFKRYGNSSGAGLGLFLAKGAAQALGGNIELRNRTDRSGTIATFILPIRNNKYKKQKFI
- the hsrA gene encoding homeostatic response regulator transcription factor HsrA encodes the protein MRILIVEDETTLGKTIAEGLQEFGYQTDNSENFNDAEYFIGIRNYDLVLSDLMLPDGDGIDLINVIKQKSPRTSVVIISAKDDKESEIKAFKAGADDYIKKPFDFDILVARLEARLRFGGTNVIKIDDLTIDPDEEKITYQGVEIELKGKPFEVLTHLARHSDQIVSKEQLLDAIWEEPELVTPNVIEVAINQIRQKMDKPLNISTIETVRRRGYRFCFPKKA
- a CDS encoding dihydroneopterin aldolase, with the translated sequence MISVFVDNLEFDTIIGLLDFERVNSQKICVSMEFEAYEFVDYAAVCEITQREFNENKFYKVEDALEYFAIKFKATYPSLTKFYMKISKIEIVPNAIVGAKILKNY
- the plsY gene encoding glycerol-3-phosphate 1-O-acyltransferase PlsY, encoding MNENLIAYLLAYLIGAVPFGLLFGLLFGGVNIKKSGSKSIGATNVLRVIKENNPTLAKKLAILTVICDALKGVIPILVAKFIFNLDISTLWAMGVLAVVGHCFSPYLMFEGGKGIATGAGVLACFLPIELIVAVVVWFITGKILKVSSLASLVALLTMVVSSFIFHYDMPSINTHAPVLIIAFVVVYKHIPNIKRLISGAESKVI
- a CDS encoding beta-ketoacyl-ACP synthase III → MIKASLISIGAYAPSGVLTNLDLEKMVDTSDEWITKRTGIKERRIAKDEFTSDLGYKAALQALERSNLDKSEIDAIICATITPDYFCMPSTACVIANKLGLKGITAFDISAACTGFIYLLEVAKSMIESGAKKNILIVGAEKTSTIMDWSDRSICILFGDGAGAAVISASSDNHIIDVHTSSDGSKGDLLITPGCAIVNPANSQTIEQRLNFMKMSGNDVFKIAVNTLTKDVVDILEKNQIPPEKIDLFIPHQANLRIIEAVKQRLNFDDSKCVVTVQKYGNTSSASIPMAINDAYESGRLKSGSLMLLDAFGGGFTWGSAILHFGGK
- the plsX gene encoding phosphate acyltransferase PlsX gives rise to the protein MVKIAIDAMGGDFGAEPIISGVVEALKQREFQAYLVGDEINLKSLIPQEYLKFITFIQSDEIFGMDESATDVLKRKDSSIYKAIELVRNGECKAVVSAGHSGASMSLATLRLGRIKGISRPAIATLMPTTQTNKKTLVLDVGANVDCKAENLFEFAIMGYAYAKEIMKINNPKIGLLSNGEEDCKGNEITKETFEMLKKLDSFIGNVEGNQIFDGSVDVIICDGFVGNILLKTGEGVASAITKIIKQNVKKSPFAILGAMLMRGVFKKLKNQIDYDEYGGAPLLGVKDCVIISHGKSSPKAIKNAIFQALKFSESKINEVILDELTKFEK